A region from the Spiroplasma taiwanense CT-1 genome encodes:
- a CDS encoding aminopeptidase P family protein: protein MMKKEILNKILEETNSDAILLYSPQNRYWFSRFQSSLGYILYTKSKSFLFLDGRYITTARESKSINNIDEIIEFGKVYELINEKIEQNSIKKIVFENDWIFVNQAESFSRNIKAEVIGYNFDSVRMVKDKWEIEQVKKACEITHKVFLDVLQFVKPGMTEKELSHFVTNSFLQNGAEKLSFDTIVASGRNGSKPHAVPTDKIIEIGDFVTLDMGCIYNGYCSDQTRTFAMGNDDNKKLKEIYEIVYQSQQLGIEAIKPGILGSEIHKICLDFIDKKGYGKYFTHGTGHGLGIEIHEEPYNSVAGNKKLIEGMCVTVEPGIYIPEIGGIRIEDDILVTKDGYEYLTTPLRELQIVK, encoded by the coding sequence ATTATGAAAAAAGAAATATTAAATAAAATATTAGAGGAAACAAATTCGGATGCAATTTTGTTATATTCACCACAAAATAGATACTGATTTTCTAGATTTCAATCAAGTTTAGGATACATTTTATATACAAAATCAAAAAGTTTTCTATTTTTAGATGGAAGATATATAACAACTGCAAGAGAATCAAAATCAATTAATAATATTGATGAAATTATTGAATTTGGAAAAGTGTATGAATTAATAAATGAAAAAATTGAACAAAATTCTATTAAAAAAATAGTTTTTGAAAATGATTGAATTTTTGTAAATCAAGCAGAATCATTTAGTAGAAATATTAAAGCAGAAGTTATTGGTTATAATTTTGATAGTGTAAGAATGGTAAAAGATAAATGAGAAATTGAACAAGTTAAAAAAGCTTGTGAAATTACTCACAAGGTTTTTTTAGATGTTTTACAATTTGTAAAACCTGGAATGACAGAAAAAGAATTATCTCACTTTGTAACAAATAGTTTTTTACAAAATGGTGCAGAAAAATTAAGTTTTGATACTATTGTTGCAAGTGGGAGAAATGGAAGTAAACCACATGCAGTACCAACTGATAAAATAATCGAAATTGGTGATTTTGTTACTTTAGATATGGGTTGCATTTACAATGGTTATTGTTCTGATCAAACAAGAACATTTGCAATGGGAAATGATGATAATAAAAAATTGAAAGAAATTTATGAAATAGTTTATCAATCTCAACAACTTGGAATTGAAGCAATTAAACCAGGCATTTTAGGAAGTGAAATTCATAAAATTTGTTTGGATTTCATTGATAAAAAAGGATATGGTAAATATTTTACACATGGAACAGGACATGGTTTAGGTATTGAAATTCATGAAGAACCATATAATTCAGTTGCAGGTAATAAGAAACTTATTGAAGGAATGTGTGTAACTGTAGAACCAGGTATTTATATTCCTGAAATTGGTGGAATTAGAATTGAAGATGATATTCTTGTAACAAAAGATGGATATGAATATTTAACAACTCCATTAAGAGAGTTACAAATAGTAAAATAA
- the rpmG gene encoding 50S ribosomal protein L33 — protein sequence MREGVILRCSTCKEENYIAKNDKRKNKIEVKKHCFKCNSHQIHKQKK from the coding sequence ATGCGTGAAGGAGTTATTCTACGTTGTTCAACTTGCAAAGAAGAAAATTATATTGCAAAAAATGATAAAAGAAAGAATAAAATAGAAGTTAAAAAACATTGTTTTAAATGTAATTCTCACCAAATACATAAACAAAAAAAATAA